Proteins from one Chaetodon auriga isolate fChaAug3 chromosome 19, fChaAug3.hap1, whole genome shotgun sequence genomic window:
- the sh2d3ca gene encoding SH2 domain-containing protein 3C isoform X4 yields the protein MTERCSLWSALSAAACCFYRGSFMQVQFSKEKYLLESPPEKLRKELEEELKLSAADIRSHGWYHGHIPREVSETLVLRNGDFLVRDSLTSVGDYVLTCRWDNEVLHFKISKVLVKSNETKVQYMLESDSFDSVQELVRFYVGQRKPVSESSGVHIYCPVSRTLPLRYLEATFALANSKQGSACSPSSQRGAYIKRRSVTMTDGLTTEKMMPHSPSTIHHHKDAMRNCAMSMDQIQEYRCPLSPVGEAPLSPAYSAITRQRAHSGGRVLAVVPPSPVMRRSSDPQLSPSASNNPPEHPAHTSHSAHSSPAHHPSYQSHSSETAGSYCDLRPCPAGPPKPPAKSYVERLRVEEGRQDGARDEGEGMFSAPQVETTSSFRPSRYESCLMPAENKPLEMSVLKRVKELLAEVDARTAAKHITMVDCTVARILGVTSEMQRMMGVSSGLELLTLPHGHQLRLDLLERFYTMSIMVAVDLLGCTGSTEERAALLHKTIQLAAELKSSLGNMFGFAAVMRALELPQISRLEQTWVTLRQRHTEGAILYEKKLKPFMKNMNDGKESSALSNTSLPHIIPVLSLLERGMALGEGLEPWESAEVGVDVVMYHLEAARTIAHHGGIYRTNAETKLQGLQERAEIHEIFQTEFQMRLLWGSRGSEGSQSERYEKFDKVLTALSHKLEPPVRHSEL from the exons ATGACGGAGAGGTGTAGTCTGTGGAGTGCCCTGTCGGCTGCAGCATGCTGCTTCTACCGGGGATCTTTCATGCAGGTGCAG TTCTCCAAGGAGAAGTACCTGCTGGAGTCTCCTCCTGAGAAACTTCGtaaggagctggaggaggagctgaaactGAGCGCCGCTGACATCAGGAGCCATGGCTGGTACCATGGACACATACCCAGAGAG GTGTCAGAGACTCTGGTTTTACGTAACGGAGATTTCCTCGTGCGCGACTCTCTGACCAGTGTGGGTGACTACGTGCTGACCTGTCGATGGGATAATGAGGTGCTACACTTCAAGATCAGCAAAGTCCTGGTCAAATCCAATGAGACCAAG GTGCAGTATATGCTGGAGTCTGACAGCTTCGACTCAGTCCAGGAGCTTGTGCGGTTCTACGTGGGCCAGCGCAAACCGGTCTCCGAGTCCAGCGGTGTCCACATCTACTGTCCGGTCAGCAGGACTCTCCCTCTGCGCTACCTGGAGGCCACCTTCGCTCTGGCCAACAGCAAGCAAGGCTCCGCCTGCTCGCCATCCAGTCAGAGGGGCGCGTACATCAAGAGGAGGAGCGTCACTATGACTGATGGACTGACGACTGAGAAAATGATGCCTCACAG cCCGTCGACAATCCACCACCATAAAGACGCAATGCGGAACTGTGCGATGAGCATGGACCAGATTCAGGAGTATCGCTGCCCCTTGTCACCTGTTGGAGAAGCCCCACTGTCTCCTGCATATAGTGCTA tcACCAGGCAGAGAGCCCACTCAGGTGGGCGAGTCCTGGCCGTCGTCCCACCCTCCCCCGTGATGCGTCGTTCTAGCGACCCTCAGCTCAGCCCCTCAGCCAGTAACAACCCTCCAGAGCATCCTGCACATACCTCTCACTCAGCACACTCCTCACCCGCCCATCATCCCAGCTACCAATCGCATTCCTCAGAAACAGCAGGGAGCTACTGTGACCTCAGACCTTGCCCCGCTGGGCCCCCTAAACCCCCGGCGAAGAGCTACGTGGAGCGATTGCGAGTGGAAGAAGGGAGGCAGGACGGAGCAAGGGACGAAGGAGAGGGGATGTTCAGCGCCCCGCAGGTGGAGACAACGTCCTCGTTCAGGCCATCCAG GTACGAGTCTTGCCTTATGCCAGCTGAGAATAAGCCTCTGGAGATGTCAGTGCTGAAGAGAGTCAaagagctgctggctgaggtgGATGCAAGGACCGCGGCTAAACACATCACCATGGTGGACTGCAcg GTGGCTCGAATATTAGGCGTAACCTCAGAGATGCAAAGGATGATGGGAGTGTCCTCAGGGTTGGAGTTGCTGACACTACCACATGGACACCAGCTCAGACTTGACCTGCTGGagag GTTCTACACCATGTCGATCATGGTGGCGGTGGACCTGCTAGGCTGTACAGGAAGCACAGAAGAGAGGGCGGCTCTGCTCCACAAGACCATCCAATtggcagcagagctgaaaagCAGCCTGGGCAACATGTTTGgctttgctgcagtgatgagAGCCCTGGAGCTGCCACAG ATTTCTCGCCTGGAGCAGACATGGGTGACCTTACgccagagacacacagagggcgCTATTCTATATGAGAAAAAACTCAAACCtttcatgaaaaatatgaaCGATGGCAAAG AGTCGAGCGCCCTGTCCAACACCTCACTCCCCCACATCATTCCTGTCCTGTCCTTATTGGAGCGGGGCATGGCTCTCGGGGAGGGGCTGGAGCCCTGGGAGAGTGCAGAGGTGGGAGTAGACGTGGTCATGTACCACCTAGAGGCAGCTCGTACCATCGCACATCACGGGGGGATCTATAGAACTAACGCCGAGACCAAACTGCAGG GACTCCAGGAGCGAGCAGAAATTCACGAAATCTTCCAGACAGAGTTTCAGATGCGCCTTCTGTGGGGCAGCCGCGGCTCTGAGGGCAGCCAATCGGAGCGCTACGAGAAGTTCGACAAGGTCCTCACCGCCCTGTCACACAAGCTAGAGCCTCCTGTGCGCCACAGCGAGCTATAG
- the sh2d3ca gene encoding SH2 domain-containing protein 3C isoform X3, with protein sequence MTERCSLWSALSAAACCFYRGSFMQVQFSKEKYLLESPPEKLRKELEEELKLSAADIRSHGWYHGHIPREVSETLVLRNGDFLVRDSLTSVGDYVLTCRWDNEVLHFKISKVLVKSNETKVQYMLESDSFDSVQELVRFYVGQRKPVSESSGVHIYCPVSRTLPLRYLEATFALANSKQGSACSPSSQRGAYIKRRSVTMTDGLTTEKMMPHSDSDSPSPVKTPVATPEPEPEPVPNCSPSTIHHHKDAMRNCAMSMDQIQEYRCPLSPVGEAPLSPAYSAITRQRAHSGGRVLAVVPPSPVMRRSSDPQLSPSASNNPPEHPAHTSHSAHSSPAHHPSYQSHSSETAGSYCDLRPCPAGPPKPPAKSYVERLRVEEGRQDGARDEGEGMFSAPQVETTSSFRPSRYESCLMPAENKPLEMSVLKRVKELLAEVDARTAAKHITMVDCTVARILGVTSEMQRMMGVSSGLELLTLPHGHQLRLDLLERFYTMSIMVAVDLLGCTGSTEERAALLHKTIQLAAELKSSLGNMFGFAAVMRALELPQISRLEQTWVTLRQRHTEGAILYEKKLKPFMKNMNDGKESSALSNTSLPHIIPVLSLLERGMALGEGLEPWESAEVGVDVVMYHLEAARTIAHHGGIYRTNAETKLQGLQERAEIHEIFQTEFQMRLLWGSRGSEGSQSERYEKFDKVLTALSHKLEPPVRHSEL encoded by the exons ATGACGGAGAGGTGTAGTCTGTGGAGTGCCCTGTCGGCTGCAGCATGCTGCTTCTACCGGGGATCTTTCATGCAGGTGCAG TTCTCCAAGGAGAAGTACCTGCTGGAGTCTCCTCCTGAGAAACTTCGtaaggagctggaggaggagctgaaactGAGCGCCGCTGACATCAGGAGCCATGGCTGGTACCATGGACACATACCCAGAGAG GTGTCAGAGACTCTGGTTTTACGTAACGGAGATTTCCTCGTGCGCGACTCTCTGACCAGTGTGGGTGACTACGTGCTGACCTGTCGATGGGATAATGAGGTGCTACACTTCAAGATCAGCAAAGTCCTGGTCAAATCCAATGAGACCAAG GTGCAGTATATGCTGGAGTCTGACAGCTTCGACTCAGTCCAGGAGCTTGTGCGGTTCTACGTGGGCCAGCGCAAACCGGTCTCCGAGTCCAGCGGTGTCCACATCTACTGTCCGGTCAGCAGGACTCTCCCTCTGCGCTACCTGGAGGCCACCTTCGCTCTGGCCAACAGCAAGCAAGGCTCCGCCTGCTCGCCATCCAGTCAGAGGGGCGCGTACATCAAGAGGAGGAGCGTCACTATGACTGATGGACTGACGACTGAGAAAATGATGCCTCACAG TGACTCAGACAGTCCCAGTCCAGTTAAGACGCCAGTGGCAACACCAGAGCCAGAGCCGGAACCTGTGCCCAActgcag cCCGTCGACAATCCACCACCATAAAGACGCAATGCGGAACTGTGCGATGAGCATGGACCAGATTCAGGAGTATCGCTGCCCCTTGTCACCTGTTGGAGAAGCCCCACTGTCTCCTGCATATAGTGCTA tcACCAGGCAGAGAGCCCACTCAGGTGGGCGAGTCCTGGCCGTCGTCCCACCCTCCCCCGTGATGCGTCGTTCTAGCGACCCTCAGCTCAGCCCCTCAGCCAGTAACAACCCTCCAGAGCATCCTGCACATACCTCTCACTCAGCACACTCCTCACCCGCCCATCATCCCAGCTACCAATCGCATTCCTCAGAAACAGCAGGGAGCTACTGTGACCTCAGACCTTGCCCCGCTGGGCCCCCTAAACCCCCGGCGAAGAGCTACGTGGAGCGATTGCGAGTGGAAGAAGGGAGGCAGGACGGAGCAAGGGACGAAGGAGAGGGGATGTTCAGCGCCCCGCAGGTGGAGACAACGTCCTCGTTCAGGCCATCCAG GTACGAGTCTTGCCTTATGCCAGCTGAGAATAAGCCTCTGGAGATGTCAGTGCTGAAGAGAGTCAaagagctgctggctgaggtgGATGCAAGGACCGCGGCTAAACACATCACCATGGTGGACTGCAcg GTGGCTCGAATATTAGGCGTAACCTCAGAGATGCAAAGGATGATGGGAGTGTCCTCAGGGTTGGAGTTGCTGACACTACCACATGGACACCAGCTCAGACTTGACCTGCTGGagag GTTCTACACCATGTCGATCATGGTGGCGGTGGACCTGCTAGGCTGTACAGGAAGCACAGAAGAGAGGGCGGCTCTGCTCCACAAGACCATCCAATtggcagcagagctgaaaagCAGCCTGGGCAACATGTTTGgctttgctgcagtgatgagAGCCCTGGAGCTGCCACAG ATTTCTCGCCTGGAGCAGACATGGGTGACCTTACgccagagacacacagagggcgCTATTCTATATGAGAAAAAACTCAAACCtttcatgaaaaatatgaaCGATGGCAAAG AGTCGAGCGCCCTGTCCAACACCTCACTCCCCCACATCATTCCTGTCCTGTCCTTATTGGAGCGGGGCATGGCTCTCGGGGAGGGGCTGGAGCCCTGGGAGAGTGCAGAGGTGGGAGTAGACGTGGTCATGTACCACCTAGAGGCAGCTCGTACCATCGCACATCACGGGGGGATCTATAGAACTAACGCCGAGACCAAACTGCAGG GACTCCAGGAGCGAGCAGAAATTCACGAAATCTTCCAGACAGAGTTTCAGATGCGCCTTCTGTGGGGCAGCCGCGGCTCTGAGGGCAGCCAATCGGAGCGCTACGAGAAGTTCGACAAGGTCCTCACCGCCCTGTCACACAAGCTAGAGCCTCCTGTGCGCCACAGCGAGCTATAG